The Paenibacillus yonginensis genome segment CCCAAGGCGCACGGCTGCTGCGTTTTGGGCGGTTTTTGCCTGTTTGGGTCCGGTGGATTCAGGTAATCAATATGCTAAAAATAGTGACACAGTCTTCAATTTGAACTATAATTGCTGAGGATTGCAAACTATAACAGATATTTAATAATTGTAATACAACAATAATCACACCCTGTGGGAAAGGCGGAGGCAGAACATGATTTCGCTTAAACAGGTCGGCAAAACCTACGGGACACCCGGACAAGAGGCTTTTTCAGCCGTTCAGGATGTTTCCCTCCATATAAAGCCCGGCAGCATACATGGCATTATCGGGGAAAGCGGCGCCGGGAAATCGACGCTGCTGCGCATGATGAATATGCTGGAGCGTCCGGATACCGGACAGGTCTGGTTTGAAGGCCTTGAGCTGACCGGCATGACGGAACATCAGCTGCGGGAGATTCGCCGCCAATCCGGCATGATCTTTCAGCAGTTCAATCTGCTGCACAACCGGACGGTTGCCCGCAACGTGGAGATGCCGCTTGAACTGGCGGGCGTACCGGGGAAGCAGCGGCGGCAGCGGGCTGAAGAATGTCTGGCCATTACAGGCCTGACCGATAAAGCCCGTCAATATCCGGCGGCGCTGAGCGGCGGACAGAAACAGCGGGTAGCGATTGCCAGGGCGCTTGCGCCTAATCCGAAGGTGCTGCTCTGCGATGAACCGACGTCTTCGCTGGACCCGCGGACCACAATCGATATTTTAAGCGTGCTGCGGGAGATTAACCGCAGCCTGGGGGTTACGATCGTGATCGTAACGCATGAAATGGACGTGGTCCGCCGGCTCTGCGACGAGGTAACGGTTATGGAGGGCGGACGTCTGACCGATCAGTTCATGCTGCCAAGCCGGGGAGCCGGGCGTCACGGGGAAGGCGGGGCTTCCGGCGATGAAGCCGCGTTGTCCCCTCCTGCCAGCTACCGTGAGCAGCTGCTTGGGAAAGCGGGTGAGCGGGAATGATAGGAGGAGCCTTTAACGAGCAGGCGGTGCTTTTTACCTCCAGGCTGGCTTCCGCTTCAGCAGATATGTCGTTGTATGACAAGCTTGTCCACTATCAGACGGAGATCTGGAGGTCGATTGGCCAGACGTTTGAGATGGTCGGCATTTCGCTTGCCGCTGCCATTCTGCTAGGCCTGCCAGTCGGCACGCTGCTGTATTTGTCCAGGCGCGGGCAAATGTACGAGAATCGTACATTGTCCCTCGTGGTTAACACGCTGGTGAACATTATCCGTTCGTTCCCGTTTCTGCTGCTGGTCGTTTTCCTGATTCCGTTCACGCGGCTGCTGGTCGGCACATCCATCGGAACCATTGCGGCTTCGGTGCCGCTGGCGATTGTGGCTATTGCCCATTATGCAAGGCTGGCAGAGCAATCGCTGCTCGAGGTTCCGCGCGGCGTCATAGAAGCGGCCAGGTCGATGGGCTCTTCGCGGCTGCAGATTATTTGGAAGTTTCTTTATCCGGAGGCGCGTTCAGGTCTGGTGTTGGGACTTACCACCTCTACAATCAGCTTTATTTCTTATTCGACCGTGGTCGGCATTGTAGGCGGAGGCGGGGTCGGGGATTTTGCGATCCGTTACGGCTATCAGCGTTATGAGATGGATATTACCGTTTTTGTGATCATTCTGATGATTGTTTTGGTCCAGGCCGTGCAGTTTGCCGGCAGCCGGCTGGCCGCCTGGCTGGACAAAC includes the following:
- a CDS encoding methionine ABC transporter ATP-binding protein, with product MISLKQVGKTYGTPGQEAFSAVQDVSLHIKPGSIHGIIGESGAGKSTLLRMMNMLERPDTGQVWFEGLELTGMTEHQLREIRRQSGMIFQQFNLLHNRTVARNVEMPLELAGVPGKQRRQRAEECLAITGLTDKARQYPAALSGGQKQRVAIARALAPNPKVLLCDEPTSSLDPRTTIDILSVLREINRSLGVTIVIVTHEMDVVRRLCDEVTVMEGGRLTDQFMLPSRGAGRHGEGGASGDEAALSPPASYREQLLGKAGERE
- a CDS encoding methionine ABC transporter permease, producing the protein MSLYDKLVHYQTEIWRSIGQTFEMVGISLAAAILLGLPVGTLLYLSRRGQMYENRTLSLVVNTLVNIIRSFPFLLLVVFLIPFTRLLVGTSIGTIAASVPLAIVAIAHYARLAEQSLLEVPRGVIEAARSMGSSRLQIIWKFLYPEARSGLVLGLTTSTISFISYSTVVGIVGGGGVGDFAIRYGYQRYEMDITVFVIILMIVLVQAVQFAGSRLAAWLDKR